The genomic stretch AATGGCACATAGTGTATGAAGGGGTATCTTTAATGAGCGAGGCTGTTGTTGAGCAGATAGATAGCTCTCTTGCAGAATTGATGGATCGCTTTTTTTCTAATTTTGCCAAAGATTTAGTGAAGATGCAGGTTGTCCTTGAAACTCGTGACTACGAAAATCTTTCAAGGCTGGGGCATACAGTCAAGGGAACAGGGTATGGCTATGGCTTCAGGGGCTTGGGAGACCTTGGTAGCAAGCTTGAAAAAGCGGCCAAGGACGCAGATCAGAAGTCATGCCAACAGCTGATTAATAAAATTGAGTGGTATCTGGCAAACGTCCATGTTGAGTTTG from Pseudodesulfovibrio profundus encodes the following:
- a CDS encoding Hpt domain-containing protein; translated protein: MSEAVVEQIDSSLAELMDRFFSNFAKDLVKMQVVLETRDYENLSRLGHTVKGTGYGYGFRGLGDLGSKLEKAAKDADQKSCQQLINKIEWYLANVHVEFVNE